In Sphingomonas sp. LR60, the following are encoded in one genomic region:
- a CDS encoding DNA-3-methyladenine glycosylase, whose amino-acid sequence MNHSFFARDVVTVARALIGVTMTIDGVGGMIVETEAYDADDPASHSFSGPGMRNATMFGAAGAAYVYRIYGLHHCLNVTCGDGAAVLIRALAPSEGVEVMRARRATTQAEAMLCAGPGRLCKALGVDLSLDGAPLDALPFAWRDRMTAPPITAGPRIGITRAADVPWRFVLPGSPSLSRREPNSTPSSRT is encoded by the coding sequence ATGAACCACAGCTTCTTCGCGCGCGATGTCGTGACCGTGGCTCGCGCGCTGATCGGGGTGACGATGACGATCGACGGCGTCGGCGGCATGATCGTCGAAACCGAAGCCTATGATGCCGACGACCCGGCCTCGCACAGCTTCTCAGGCCCGGGCATGCGCAACGCCACGATGTTCGGCGCGGCGGGCGCGGCCTATGTCTATCGCATCTACGGGCTGCATCACTGCCTCAACGTCACGTGCGGCGATGGCGCGGCGGTGCTGATCCGCGCGCTCGCGCCATCCGAGGGGGTGGAGGTGATGCGCGCTCGCCGGGCGACGACGCAAGCCGAGGCGATGCTGTGCGCCGGCCCCGGGCGGCTGTGCAAGGCGTTGGGCGTCGACCTGTCGCTCGACGGCGCGCCGCTCGATGCGCTCCCGTTCGCATGGCGCGATCGGATGACTGCTCCACCGATCACCGCCGGCCCACGGATCGGCATCACCCGCGCCGCCGACGTGCCGTGGCGCTTCGTTCTCCCCGGCTCGCCATCGCTCAGTCGCCGGGAACCGAACTCCACCCCGTCATCCCGAACGTGA
- a CDS encoding 3-keto-disaccharide hydrolase: MKGIVLGSGLLLAASAGVAQTPQGDPKATEQWSPAVPVVTPGAFAGWAAPSDAVVLFDGKNLDKWSAVNTGGAAGWTVADGAVTVKKGTGNIQTKQTFGSYQLHLEYRIPANITGEGQARGNSGLFLASTGKGDDGYEMQIMDSYNNQTYVNGQLGAIYKQTPPLANPARKPGEWQTVDVTWSAPQFGADGAVTRPAYVTAYINGVLTQNHTEVRGGTVYIGKPKYVAHGRAPIKLQDHGDPSQPISYRNIWIRDLKD, translated from the coding sequence ATGAAGGGTATCGTGCTGGGCAGCGGGCTGTTGCTCGCGGCGTCCGCAGGAGTCGCACAGACGCCGCAGGGCGATCCGAAGGCGACCGAACAATGGTCGCCCGCGGTGCCGGTGGTGACGCCGGGCGCGTTCGCGGGCTGGGCAGCGCCGTCGGATGCGGTGGTGCTGTTCGACGGCAAGAACCTCGACAAATGGTCGGCGGTCAACACCGGTGGCGCGGCCGGCTGGACGGTCGCGGACGGCGCGGTGACGGTGAAGAAGGGCACCGGCAATATCCAGACGAAGCAGACGTTCGGCAGCTACCAACTGCACCTCGAATATCGCATCCCTGCCAACATCACCGGTGAAGGGCAGGCGCGCGGCAACAGCGGGCTGTTCCTGGCGTCGACCGGCAAGGGCGACGACGGGTACGAGATGCAGATCATGGACAGCTACAACAACCAGACCTACGTCAACGGGCAGCTGGGCGCGATCTACAAGCAGACGCCGCCGCTCGCCAATCCGGCGCGCAAGCCCGGCGAATGGCAGACGGTCGACGTGACTTGGTCCGCACCGCAATTCGGTGCGGACGGGGCCGTGACGCGGCCGGCCTATGTCACCGCCTATATCAACGGCGTGTTGACGCAGAACCATACCGAGGTGCGCGGCGGGACGGTGTATATCGGCAAGCCGAAGTATGTCGCGCACGGGCGCGCGCCGATCAAGTTGCAGGACCACGGCGATCCGAGCCAGCCGATCAGCTATCGCAACATCTGGATCCGCGATCTGAAGGATTGA